A window of Pirellula sp. SH-Sr6A contains these coding sequences:
- a CDS encoding endonuclease domain-containing protein — MKRSRSRSKEAIEFAQSQRRTSNEFSTNVWHWIRNRQIQGLKFRREYPIPPYTVDFCCVEEKLIIEIDGESHFTEDGLAHDRHRDRFLQGRGYRVLRIPGYAVIRDGREVIRAIEEFVKVPNPSPPAPLPEAGRGEQKTGG; from the coding sequence ATGAAACGCAGCCGGTCCAGGTCCAAAGAAGCAATCGAATTTGCACAAAGCCAGCGTCGAACGTCCAACGAATTTTCGACAAATGTTTGGCACTGGATTCGCAATCGACAGATCCAAGGTTTGAAGTTCCGTCGTGAATATCCGATTCCACCTTACACGGTGGATTTCTGTTGCGTGGAGGAGAAACTCATTATTGAGATCGATGGCGAAAGCCATTTCACCGAGGATGGGTTAGCTCATGATCGGCATCGCGATCGATTCCTGCAAGGGCGAGGGTATAGAGTCCTTCGTATACCTGGCTATGCGGTGATTCGGGATGGTCGCGAAGTGATTCGAGCGATTGAAGAGTTTGTGAAGGTGCCCAACCCCTCACCCCCAGCCCCTCTCCCCGAAGCGGGGCGAGGGGAGCAGAAAACGGGGGGATAG
- a CDS encoding endonuclease domain-containing protein, translated as MKRSRSRSKEAIEFAQSQRRTSNEFSTNVWHWIRNRQIQGLKFRREYPIPPYTVDFGCVEQKFIIEIDGVSHFTEDGLAHDQHRDRFLHARGVRVLRIPGFAVIRDGREVIRTIEEFVKAPNPSPPAPLPEAGRGEQKRGGKRGGLRREAGANVEPSSRRLPLLAPYRRIDRP; from the coding sequence ATGAAACGCAGTAGGTCCAGGTCCAAAGAAGCAATCGAATTTGCACAAAGCCAGCGTCGAACGTCCAACGAATTTTCGACAAATGTTTGGCACTGGATTCGCAATCGACAGATCCAAGGATTGAAGTTTCGTCGCGAATATCCCATTCCACCTTACACCGTGGATTTCGGTTGCGTGGAGCAGAAGTTCATTATTGAGATCGATGGCGTAAGTCACTTCACCGAGGATGGGTTAGCTCATGATCAGCATCGCGATCGATTCCTGCATGCGCGAGGGGTTAGAGTCCTTCGTATACCAGGCTTTGCGGTGATTCGGGATGGTCGCGAAGTGATTCGAACGATCGAAGAGTTTGTGAAGGCGCCCAACCCCTCACCCCCAGCCCCTCTCCCCGAAGCGGGGCGAGGGGAGCAGAAAAGGGGGGGGAAGCGCGGAGGCTTGAGGCGGGAGGCGGGAGCAAATGTAGAGCCGTCGTCTCGACGGCTTCCCCTGCTCGCACCCTATCGGCGAATCGACCGCCCCTAA
- a CDS encoding endonuclease domain-containing protein — translation MKRSRSRSKEAIEFAQSQRRTSNEFSTNVWQWIRNRQIQGLKFRREYPIPPYTVDFCCVEQKLIIEIDGESHFTEDGLAHDRHRDRFLHGRGYRVLRIPGFAVIRDGREVIRTIEEFVKVPNPSPPAPLPEAGRGEQRSGGGSTEA, via the coding sequence ATGAAACGCAGCCGGTCCAGGTCCAAAGAAGCAATCGAATTTGCACAAAGCCAGCGTCGAACCTCCAACGAATTTTCGACAAATGTTTGGCAATGGATTCGCAATCGCCAGATCCAAGGATTGAAGTTCCGTCGTGAATATCCCATTCCACCTTACACCGTGGATTTCTGTTGCGTGGAGCAGAAGCTTATTATTGAGATCGACGGCGAAAGCCACTTCACCGAGGATGGGTTAGCTCATGATCGGCATCGCGATCGATTCCTGCATGGGCGAGGGTATAGAGTCCTTCGTATACCCGGCTTTGCGGTGATTCGGGATGGTCGCGAAGTGATTCGAACGATCGAAGAGTTTGTGAAGGTGCCCAACCCCTCACCCCCAGCCCCTCTCCCCGAAGCGGGGCGAGGGGAGCAGAGATCCGGGGGGGGTAGCACCGAGGCTTGA
- a CDS encoding FAD:protein FMN transferase has product MKRFDDDPCESQEHVPPTDRNSSMLCHSSDGDPNEGDCFRINIKGSHRDNRAAVVQNKSMHLLSCAMLPRRRFLAQSVWGVAGAVWMTETMGGVGGSVLWGAQAPSSESEPASFQTQFPAMGSLLRILWEDSGPTRAEAAERAKGVDREGRALAEYWNGLLSDYDDESEASRLSAAADDLQWHPVSEDLGRVLREADRWYRLSEGAFDASLGAMTRLRRKRKLPASTDWERAKESIGWEWVDWDGDRGRLRFKRPGIRFDFGAIGKGWVADRIFDLLTGKDLDRCLINFAGNMRIGNPPSNATGWPVSIDACSRGGATEEPVELVRLSLSQCGISTSGDRWQRLPDARSQSRSETSSHILDPRLGLGLDAPQSITILAPDATSADAASTATGVQIHRNASHWLERLSESSPDYRWIIQILRANEIHLMQNSGE; this is encoded by the coding sequence ATGAAACGATTCGACGACGATCCTTGCGAATCACAGGAACACGTTCCACCAACCGATCGGAATTCGTCCATGCTTTGCCATAGCTCTGATGGCGATCCTAACGAGGGAGACTGCTTTCGGATCAATATCAAGGGTTCGCATCGGGACAACCGTGCTGCCGTTGTCCAGAACAAGTCCATGCACCTGCTGTCCTGTGCCATGCTACCGAGGCGTCGGTTTTTAGCTCAAAGCGTATGGGGAGTCGCCGGCGCCGTTTGGATGACGGAAACCATGGGAGGCGTGGGTGGTTCGGTCTTGTGGGGCGCGCAAGCCCCGAGTTCGGAATCGGAGCCCGCATCCTTTCAAACCCAATTCCCGGCCATGGGGAGTCTGCTCCGGATCTTGTGGGAAGATTCCGGACCGACCCGTGCCGAGGCGGCCGAACGGGCCAAAGGGGTGGATCGAGAAGGGCGCGCGTTGGCCGAGTACTGGAACGGGTTACTCAGCGATTACGACGACGAGAGCGAAGCGTCGCGACTATCCGCAGCGGCGGACGATCTGCAATGGCACCCGGTGAGCGAAGACTTGGGACGCGTGCTGCGTGAAGCAGACCGATGGTATCGGCTCAGTGAAGGCGCATTCGATGCATCACTCGGCGCCATGACCCGATTGAGAAGAAAGCGAAAGCTACCCGCTTCGACCGACTGGGAGCGAGCCAAGGAATCGATCGGATGGGAGTGGGTGGACTGGGACGGAGACCGCGGACGATTGCGGTTCAAGCGTCCTGGGATTCGTTTCGATTTTGGAGCGATAGGCAAGGGATGGGTAGCCGATCGGATTTTTGATTTGTTGACGGGGAAGGATCTCGATCGATGTTTGATCAATTTCGCTGGTAACATGCGAATTGGAAACCCCCCGTCGAATGCGACCGGATGGCCCGTCAGTATTGATGCTTGTTCGCGTGGGGGCGCGACGGAGGAGCCGGTGGAGTTGGTGCGACTATCTTTGTCGCAATGCGGCATATCCACATCGGGAGATCGTTGGCAGCGGTTACCGGATGCGCGAAGTCAATCGCGAAGTGAAACGTCGAGTCACATTCTCGATCCGCGTCTGGGGCTGGGGCTGGATGCCCCGCAAAGCATCACGATTTTGGCACCGGACGCCACCAGCGCCGACGCGGCCTCGACCGCGACCGGAGTCCAAATCCACCGCAACGCAAGCCATTGGCTGGAACGCTTATCGGAATCCTCCCCAGACTACCGCTGGATCATCCAAATCCTCCGCGCCAACGAAATCCACCTAATGCAAAATAGCGGCGAGTAG
- a CDS encoding inositol monophosphatase family protein, with translation MVLDFRLPGTLASEMSGRLQFALDLAIAAGNATLPFYRSTGVQVERKRDKSPVTAADKAAEQLARGMIADRYRDDAILGEEFGVIEGQSEFEWIIDPIDGTKSFISGVPLYSTLIGMTYRTEPMIGVIYIPVLGELVIAAKGLGAWYGSAPLQGDPKYGTDPGPIVLQRCRVSSQAQLEDGLMVTSQIDNFGVRQAESAYKNLEKLAYVTRTWGDGYGYLLVATGRAEVMVDPIVNPWDVAAVAPVIQEAGGTFSTWSGEYDIRVPHCLGSNGLVHDQVLNELRPFA, from the coding sequence ATGGTGCTCGACTTTCGGTTGCCCGGTACGCTCGCTTCGGAAATGAGCGGACGGCTTCAGTTCGCGTTGGATTTGGCGATCGCCGCCGGAAACGCCACATTGCCCTTTTATCGCAGCACAGGAGTACAAGTCGAAAGGAAGAGAGACAAATCTCCGGTCACCGCTGCCGACAAAGCAGCCGAGCAACTCGCACGAGGAATGATCGCGGATCGATACCGTGACGATGCCATCCTAGGCGAAGAGTTCGGAGTCATCGAAGGGCAAAGCGAGTTCGAATGGATCATCGACCCAATCGACGGAACAAAGAGCTTTATCTCCGGAGTTCCTCTCTACTCCACCTTGATCGGGATGACCTATCGTACCGAACCCATGATCGGAGTCATCTATATCCCGGTCCTGGGTGAACTCGTTATCGCCGCCAAGGGGCTGGGAGCTTGGTACGGCAGCGCGCCACTGCAGGGGGATCCCAAGTACGGTACCGACCCGGGGCCCATTGTTTTGCAGCGATGCCGCGTATCCTCTCAGGCACAACTGGAGGACGGATTGATGGTCACTTCCCAAATCGACAACTTCGGCGTGCGTCAAGCGGAGTCGGCCTACAAAAATCTTGAAAAGCTCGCGTATGTCACGAGAACTTGGGGCGATGGTTACGGGTATCTCCTCGTAGCAACAGGACGCGCCGAAGTGATGGTGGATCCCATCGTCAATCCCTGGGACGTCGCAGCCGTCGCTCCGGTCATTCAAGAAGCCGGGGGAACCTTTTCGACTTGGAGCGGGGAGTACGACATCCGCGTCCCGCATTGCCTCGGGAGCAATGGCTTGGTGCACGACCAAGTTCTGAACGAATTGAGACCGTTTGCCTAA
- a CDS encoding tetratricopeptide repeat protein produces MNAIVEQIQTALDLHRNGSMGQAESLYREILGKQSDCVDAIYLLGALLVQSDRANEAIAILQHGVKQFPRHAPILVNLGTAYSRISDLSMAEHYYRLALSVDPDAFDALRNLATNQIKQGKLENALPLLERALQLDPTAVDARLSLAFTLTKTGKHDAAIPHFRTLLATDPDHRAALIGYGQCLLKETVPSEEGVTVWKRIVELHPGHAGMLNNYATVLKNTKRYPDAEAACREALALLPDFFSVWCNLAIILAAQNRFEEACHAFDQTLLLGSRRSELNPQLPPFATISEETWREFGAIAGCQLAACRNFLGHTSQASDAVETALRISPHDIDSLMMKGFLHLQSGRFEQGWPLYEKRKLSKHKPRTFPKPEWDGSALDGRRLLIHCEQGLGDSLQFIRYANIAHALGGKITFLSHRCLVPLLSACPYLERVIADGDPLPDYDLHIPLMSLPHALRTTWDSVPKSVPYLYPSPSLTEQWKAKLSPYTGFRIGIAWQGNPNFANDEVRRVPLKMFQSIASVPGVRLICLQQREGMEQLGDIDFELIRFENLDANAGAFMDTAAIIQNLDLVISPCTAIPHLTGALGRPIWLAKSFAAEWRWMSDDREENPWYPTMTMFRQPKLWDWDSVFSRMRDRLVTLLESD; encoded by the coding sequence ATGAATGCTATTGTCGAACAGATTCAAACCGCGTTGGACCTTCATCGAAACGGCTCGATGGGGCAAGCGGAATCGCTTTACCGCGAAATCCTGGGCAAACAATCCGATTGCGTCGATGCGATCTACCTCTTGGGAGCGTTGCTCGTTCAATCGGATCGAGCCAACGAAGCGATCGCGATTCTTCAACATGGAGTGAAACAATTCCCACGCCATGCTCCCATTCTCGTGAACCTTGGGACGGCCTACTCGCGGATCTCGGATCTGAGCATGGCCGAGCATTACTACCGACTGGCTTTGTCGGTCGATCCCGATGCATTCGATGCGTTGCGAAATCTCGCGACCAATCAAATCAAACAAGGGAAACTGGAGAACGCTCTTCCTTTGCTCGAACGCGCCCTCCAATTGGACCCGACCGCAGTCGACGCTCGTTTGTCGTTGGCATTTACCCTTACCAAAACCGGAAAGCACGATGCCGCAATCCCGCACTTCCGCACCCTCTTGGCCACCGATCCCGATCACCGCGCGGCCCTGATCGGATATGGGCAATGCCTTCTTAAAGAAACGGTCCCCAGCGAAGAAGGTGTGACGGTTTGGAAGCGGATCGTCGAGCTCCATCCGGGGCACGCAGGCATGCTGAACAACTATGCGACCGTTCTTAAAAACACGAAACGCTATCCGGATGCCGAAGCCGCTTGCCGCGAAGCGCTCGCACTCCTTCCCGATTTCTTTTCTGTCTGGTGCAACCTCGCCATTATCCTGGCCGCCCAAAATCGATTCGAAGAAGCTTGCCACGCATTCGATCAAACCCTGCTTTTGGGTAGCCGCCGCTCGGAACTCAACCCTCAACTCCCGCCGTTCGCAACAATCTCCGAAGAGACTTGGCGTGAGTTTGGTGCCATCGCAGGTTGCCAACTCGCCGCGTGCCGAAACTTTCTCGGCCATACCTCGCAAGCTTCAGACGCGGTCGAAACCGCATTGCGAATCAGCCCCCATGACATCGACTCTCTGATGATGAAGGGCTTCCTCCACCTGCAGTCCGGTCGATTTGAACAAGGCTGGCCTCTCTACGAAAAGCGCAAGCTCAGCAAACACAAACCACGTACGTTCCCCAAACCCGAATGGGATGGTTCCGCCCTCGATGGCCGCCGGCTCCTGATCCATTGCGAGCAAGGCCTCGGGGACTCGCTTCAATTCATCCGCTATGCCAACATCGCCCACGCGCTGGGTGGAAAGATTACCTTTCTCTCCCACCGTTGCCTCGTTCCACTCCTGAGCGCCTGCCCCTACCTGGAACGCGTGATCGCCGACGGGGATCCACTCCCCGATTACGATCTCCATATCCCGTTGATGAGTTTGCCCCATGCCCTTCGGACGACGTGGGACTCGGTCCCCAAAAGCGTCCCTTACCTTTATCCCTCCCCATCGCTCACGGAGCAGTGGAAAGCGAAACTCTCGCCCTACACCGGTTTCCGAATCGGGATCGCTTGGCAAGGAAACCCGAATTTCGCCAACGATGAAGTCCGCAGAGTTCCGCTGAAGATGTTTCAATCGATCGCTTCCGTACCCGGGGTCCGTCTGATTTGTTTGCAACAGCGGGAAGGGATGGAACAGCTCGGGGACATCGACTTTGAACTGATTCGCTTCGAAAACCTCGATGCCAATGCGGGCGCCTTCATGGACACCGCGGCGATCATTCAAAACCTGGACTTGGTCATCTCACCATGCACCGCGATTCCGCACCTCACCGGAGCGCTGGGACGCCCCATTTGGCTGGCGAAATCCTTTGCCGCCGAATGGCGATGGATGAGCGACGACCGGGAAGAGAACCCTTGGTATCCGACGATGACGATGTTCCGCCAGCCGAAGCTTTGGGATTGGGACTCGGTCTTCTCTCGCATGCGGGATCGACTCGTCACCCTTCTTGAATCAGACTGA
- a CDS encoding 1,4-dihydroxy-6-naphthoate synthase has protein sequence MSPPIRFAISTCPNDTFAFHAFLNRLVDWRGLDFEIELLDIQTLNDRLLEGTLDVAKTSFHAAIYLADRYGVFDSGSALGFGVGPLLLAAAPNSVPSTPEQTTLCPGKDTTAALLYQLFYPGSAQVQHVVFSEIMPRLKRKEADFGVCIHEGRFTWQQEGLHLVEDLGTRWETETQCPLPLGGIIGALDLGEEVLHQVQSILRESILYAKQNPESTFPTMRRYAQEFDDTVLLKHVELYVNDWTVSLGDVGQKALDELGTRAHSIGLGSGSSRFRIIR, from the coding sequence ATGAGCCCCCCCATACGTTTTGCCATCTCGACTTGCCCCAACGACACCTTTGCCTTCCACGCATTCCTGAATCGATTGGTGGATTGGCGAGGATTGGACTTCGAAATCGAACTCTTGGACATTCAGACCTTGAACGATCGATTGCTGGAAGGAACGTTGGATGTCGCTAAAACCAGTTTTCATGCAGCGATCTATCTCGCCGATCGCTATGGCGTCTTTGATAGCGGATCGGCCCTTGGTTTCGGAGTCGGCCCACTCCTACTCGCCGCCGCGCCGAATTCAGTACCGTCCACACCTGAACAAACGACCCTTTGTCCCGGTAAAGACACGACCGCCGCGCTGCTCTACCAGCTCTTCTATCCAGGCTCTGCTCAAGTGCAACATGTTGTTTTTTCGGAGATCATGCCTCGGCTGAAACGCAAGGAAGCGGACTTCGGAGTTTGCATTCACGAAGGGCGATTTACGTGGCAACAAGAAGGACTTCACTTGGTCGAGGATCTTGGTACCCGTTGGGAGACCGAGACACAGTGTCCGTTACCCCTCGGCGGGATAATCGGAGCGTTGGATTTGGGGGAAGAGGTTCTGCACCAAGTGCAATCCATTCTTCGCGAATCGATCCTCTACGCGAAGCAAAACCCAGAATCGACTTTCCCGACCATGCGTCGGTACGCGCAAGAGTTCGACGATACCGTTCTGTTGAAACATGTCGAACTCTACGTCAACGATTGGACCGTTTCGCTCGGTGATGTAGGGCAAAAGGCATTGGATGAACTAGGGACGCGAGCCCATTCGATCGGCCTGGGCAGCGGCTCATCTCGGTTCCGTATCATTCGATAG
- a CDS encoding tetratricopeptide repeat protein, with the protein MNSFSPSDYVVALLNKGVALQQQGKLADAQSLYRQVLEVCPEQPDALHLLGLIEMANGNHVAAIDCIQQALRWSPDSSVFLGNLGVALRNIGRIDEAIATYQRALQSNPEAHDTWFNLGKAYRLQENNLRAEEAFRKAIDASPSTASPYLSLLRLLSEERRVEEALEWANRAIERCRPNVELHLSKGAVLKRLGRIDEAIVQYTKATELSPTSVDALTRLASTHFSRHEIDEGKRWLDRAHQRAPNHHLVLNAIGLLQTTLGNATAAVSFLERSLSENPSYATTFCNYSNALRKLGRLSDALEAIQKGRELDPKNHEALLLEAGCCLSVGDIDTAIERFRSAIALRGKVRDAHDGLLMAMQYHPDITPEKLRDEHDLWWQSVAPETEQVAAPDHCAVASVARNSNLPQRDRPLRIGFTSADLGAHPVGYFTYRLFKHLDRDRFQTFVYSDRIGRDWLAAKIEAETFRWLDAAAWSDEALRDRIRSDEVDILFDLSGHTANNRLGVFASRAAPVQISWAGYVGTTGLQTMDYLLADRFHVPSEFECYYTEKILRMPHGYVTYTPPEDAPPIGELPAERKGYVTFGAMCNPAKINRRVMLHWGEIMRRVPNSRLLLCYTGMPDRMNRERIESAMEGMGCGGRIEFDQTTGAASLMERYHRVDLALDTFPYSGGLTTIEAMWMGIPTVTWPHRTFAGRHSLSHLSNVGLTEFIASSSEEYIAKACAWASEIERLSPLRRTLRQRVLDSPLCDGPQFAKDFEEKMREISSE; encoded by the coding sequence ATGAACTCCTTCTCTCCCTCCGATTATGTCGTCGCCCTGCTCAACAAAGGGGTCGCGCTGCAACAACAGGGGAAACTGGCCGATGCACAGTCTCTCTATCGGCAAGTGCTCGAGGTATGCCCCGAACAACCCGATGCACTGCACTTGCTAGGTCTCATCGAGATGGCCAACGGGAATCACGTTGCCGCGATCGATTGCATCCAACAGGCCCTGCGATGGAGCCCCGATAGCAGCGTCTTTCTCGGGAACCTTGGCGTTGCACTCCGGAATATCGGACGGATCGACGAAGCCATCGCAACCTATCAGCGAGCCCTCCAATCCAACCCCGAAGCCCACGATACTTGGTTCAATCTTGGCAAGGCCTACCGATTGCAAGAGAACAACCTGCGCGCCGAAGAAGCCTTCCGAAAAGCGATCGACGCTTCACCCTCCACGGCTTCTCCCTATCTCAGCCTATTGCGTCTCCTCTCGGAAGAACGGCGAGTGGAGGAAGCCTTGGAGTGGGCGAACCGGGCGATCGAGCGCTGTCGGCCGAATGTCGAATTGCATCTCTCCAAAGGGGCGGTTCTCAAGCGGCTGGGCCGGATCGACGAAGCGATCGTGCAATACACGAAAGCGACCGAGCTGAGTCCGACTAGCGTTGATGCGTTGACGCGGCTGGCTTCGACGCACTTCTCTCGGCACGAAATCGACGAAGGGAAACGCTGGCTCGATCGTGCGCATCAACGAGCACCGAACCATCATCTGGTTCTCAATGCAATTGGGCTTCTGCAAACCACGCTTGGCAATGCGACCGCGGCCGTTTCGTTCTTGGAACGTTCTCTGTCCGAGAATCCCTCCTACGCGACGACCTTTTGCAATTACAGCAATGCCCTGCGCAAACTGGGACGGCTATCCGATGCCCTCGAGGCCATTCAAAAGGGACGAGAGCTCGATCCGAAGAACCACGAGGCGTTGTTGCTGGAGGCCGGCTGCTGCTTGAGCGTCGGGGACATCGATACGGCGATCGAGCGGTTTCGATCTGCCATCGCGTTGCGAGGCAAGGTCCGGGACGCGCACGACGGATTGCTCATGGCCATGCAATACCACCCCGATATTACCCCCGAGAAACTGCGCGACGAGCATGACCTCTGGTGGCAAAGCGTTGCTCCCGAAACAGAACAAGTGGCTGCACCGGACCATTGCGCCGTTGCGAGCGTTGCGCGCAATTCAAATCTTCCTCAACGCGACCGTCCGCTGCGGATTGGTTTCACCTCGGCGGATCTCGGCGCCCACCCCGTGGGTTATTTCACGTATCGACTGTTCAAGCATCTGGATCGCGACCGATTCCAGACATTTGTTTACTCGGATCGAATTGGTCGCGATTGGCTTGCCGCGAAGATCGAAGCGGAGACGTTTCGTTGGTTGGACGCGGCTGCTTGGAGCGATGAAGCGCTGCGCGATCGGATTCGGTCCGATGAAGTGGATATTTTGTTCGATCTGTCGGGACACACTGCGAACAACCGGCTGGGAGTTTTTGCGTCGCGGGCGGCTCCCGTTCAGATCAGTTGGGCGGGATATGTGGGAACAACGGGTCTTCAAACGATGGACTATCTTCTCGCGGATCGTTTCCATGTCCCGTCGGAGTTCGAGTGCTATTACACCGAAAAGATATTGCGCATGCCCCATGGGTACGTGACTTATACGCCACCTGAAGATGCGCCACCCATTGGGGAGTTGCCGGCGGAGCGAAAGGGGTATGTCACGTTTGGTGCGATGTGCAATCCGGCCAAGATCAATCGCAGGGTTATGCTGCATTGGGGCGAGATCATGCGACGCGTACCGAATTCCCGATTGTTGCTTTGTTATACGGGGATGCCAGATCGAATGAATCGGGAGCGGATCGAATCGGCGATGGAGGGAATGGGTTGTGGGGGGCGGATCGAGTTCGATCAAACGACTGGGGCTGCATCGTTGATGGAGCGATACCATCGCGTCGACCTCGCGCTCGACACGTTTCCTTATTCGGGTGGACTTACCACGATAGAAGCCATGTGGATGGGCATACCCACGGTAACTTGGCCGCATCGCACGTTTGCCGGTCGGCATTCCTTGAGTCATCTATCTAATGTCGGCCTCACCGAGTTCATTGCATCGTCGTCGGAGGAGTACATTGCAAAAGCATGCGCGTGGGCGAGCGAGATCGAGCGATTATCTCCCTTGCGTCGCACCCTCCGTCAACGCGTCCTCGACTCCCCCCTATGCGACGGCCCCCAATTCGCAAAAGACTTCGAAGAAAAGATGAGAGAAATAAGTAGCGAGTAG
- a CDS encoding NfeD family protein encodes MSFLGIALGLFILAIVIFAIDLMIPSGGVLVAVTGFLALGAVIFAFRYSFQAGLAMLVATFALIPILLWVFVVVWPKTPMGKRMIVEPVPAGTFVWSDAAKSGAADQLIGQLGTATCDLLPSGYVKIHDESFEAISETGPIDSGKPVKVIRLDLGRLVVRESKELPPSTTMSHGTGLDRPATELDLESLEG; translated from the coding sequence GTGTCATTTTTAGGGATAGCGTTAGGCCTGTTCATTCTGGCCATTGTGATCTTCGCCATCGACCTGATGATCCCCAGTGGAGGCGTTCTTGTAGCCGTCACAGGTTTTCTCGCCTTGGGGGCAGTCATCTTCGCGTTTCGCTACAGCTTCCAAGCCGGATTGGCGATGCTCGTCGCCACCTTCGCCCTCATCCCTATCTTGCTCTGGGTCTTCGTCGTCGTTTGGCCCAAAACGCCCATGGGTAAACGAATGATCGTCGAGCCTGTCCCCGCGGGAACCTTCGTTTGGTCCGATGCTGCGAAGTCAGGTGCCGCAGACCAATTGATCGGGCAACTCGGGACAGCTACCTGCGATCTACTCCCAAGTGGCTATGTGAAGATCCACGACGAGAGCTTCGAAGCCATCAGCGAAACAGGACCGATCGACAGCGGCAAGCCGGTCAAGGTGATTCGATTGGATCTTGGACGATTGGTCGTCCGAGAATCCAAAGAGCTGCCCCCATCCACGACCATGTCCCATGGCACCGGGCTCGATCGACCTGCCACCGAACTGGATCTCGAATCCCTCGAAGGCTGA